AACGCTGGTATGGAGTGCGGTAGTCACTATCGATCATATCTTACTTTTTTAACAAGAATAGGAATTAAAGAAAACAGGAACCTACCGTGTATTAAATAAAAAATTTTAGTATACTCAACCCTTTGAAAATAAGAAAAGCAGAGGAAAAGGTGTTCCAAGGGTTAAGTGAAAAATATTTTAAGTTGTTAGAGCCTCTAATGGAAGAATGGACGAGCAGAAATTGTCGAGGAAGAAAACTTCATCCATGGAGACCTGTTATCAACTCAATTTTCTGGGTCTTAAGCACAGGAGCTCCCTGGTGGGCTCTGCCCAAAGGAAAGAATTTTGCTCATCGCTCAACAGCTCATAGCTGTCTTGGAAAAATGGAATCAGAGGGGTTTTTAGAGGAGGTTTTAGTCAAGCTTATTGAGGTCGCTGAGCTTATTGGAGGTGTTGAGCCAGATAGATTGACAGTGTTGAAGAATAAAGTGATTCCGCTGATACCATACCGAAAAGGATAAAAGGCACGGAAGGGGATATGTTACCTTGAGAAATTTAGGTGAAAAGTAGAGCGTACAATCTCCTGGCTGAAGACAAGATATAGAAGAATCTCAAAGAGATGCGAAAGGAGGGTGAAATATTGGAGAAGGTTTTTACAGTTTGCCCTTATAGATTTTTGGTTGAAGTTTCTGATTAAAATATTTATTAAATACAGCATAGGCTCAGAGCAAGCAAGACAAGGGCAAAATTCATTTGAGTGTTAAAAATAGAGTCGAATGAAAATGACTTTCCTTCTTCAAAGATTGCACCAAGGCCACTTCCAGCCTGCGTGTAGACGTATTCTAAACACTTACAAACTACAAAACCTATCAAAAAGCACCTGTTTTTTCGAACTCAAAAGTTTTACATCCTGAAACTTCTGAATCTCTTTGGTTCTAAACAGCCTCTTAATAGATCCCCTAGAGCTGTCCGGGCTGCAAGAAAAATAATGGTGGCTCCAATTGTTGCTCCGATAACGACATAGATTGCTCCCTAGGGGATCTTAAAGGAGAATCCTCCAAGCAAAGTAAGGATTATTCCCCCTGGAAGGAAAAGACTAACAGCGACAATATAGAGGAGAATAAAGAGTGCTGGCATTAGAATTGGGTGGTTCTCAATGTGTGTAAGAAGGTCTTCTCGATGCATCTTAATGGATTCGAACGTAAGATATTTTGGCAGCCCCAAAAAGTAGGCAACAATCATTAGAAGGATGATGACTGCGAGGGGAAGCCATTTCTTCATCGACGGAATATTCCCAAAATCGTTTCAGTTAGCCATTTGTCTGCAGCTTTTCGGATTGCTAAACTTTCAATTGGGTAGGGGTGCATGAGAGTGCCAAGCTTTCTTAAGGGGAGTTTTGCATGCATTGCAGTTGAAATTTCCATCAGCATTTCTCCAGCTCGGGGGCCTACAATTGTGGCTCCTAAAATCTTACTGCTCCACTTCTTTGTGATAATTTTGACGCATCCTTCCGTGCGTCCCATTGTGATACTTCGATCCACTTCTGAGAAAGGAACGCGATAAACAGCGATCTTTTTAGGGACTGTTGAGAACTGGCATAATTTTCTAGAATAGTTTAAGCTCTTTCTCTTTTTAGATGGAGGATTCCCATGCAACAAGTTGAGATGATTTGCTTAGAAGACTTGGTTCCAGAAAGCCACAATTA
The window above is part of the Candidatus Neptunochlamydia sp. REUL1 genome. Proteins encoded here:
- a CDS encoding transposase, with the protein product MKIRKAEEKVFQGLSEKYFKLLEPLMEEWTSRNCRGRKLHPWRPVINSIFWVLSTGAPWWALPKGKNFAHRSTAHSCLGKMESEGFLEEVLVKLIEVAELIGGVEPDRLTVLKNKVIPLIPYRKG